Proteins co-encoded in one Pelobates fuscus isolate aPelFus1 chromosome 5, aPelFus1.pri, whole genome shotgun sequence genomic window:
- the NDUFA13 gene encoding NADH dehydrogenase [ubiquinone] 1 alpha subcomplex subunit 13, whose product MSASKVKQDMPPPGGYGPVDYKRNLPRRGLSGYSMFALGIGVMLFGYWRLFRWNRERRRLQIEDLEARIAILPLLQAETDRRTLRQLRQNLEEEAIIMKDVPGWKVGESPFHTDRWVTPTLNELFSLQPKEELLKKKYGFQWYV is encoded by the exons ATGTCGGCGTCCAAGGTGAAGCAGGACATGCCTCCGCCGGGGGGTTATGGACCGGTGGATTACAAAAGGAACCTTCCCCGCCGTGGTCTGAGCG gGTATTCTATGTTTGCTTTGGGTATTGGTGTCATGCTATTTGGCTACTGGCGCCTCTTCCGCTGGAATAGAGAAAGAAG GAGGCTGCAGATTGAAGATTTAGAGGCTCGTATTGCTATTCTTCCACTCTTACAGGCAGAAACAGACAGACG TACCTTACGACAGTTGAGGCAGAATTTGGAAGAAGAGGCCATTATAATGAAAGATGTACCAGGATGGAAG GTTGGAGAGTCCCCTTTCCACACAGACCGCTGGGTTACCCCAACGCTTAATGAGCTGTTCAGTCTTCAACCAAAGGAAGAACTGCTAAAGAAGAAGTATGGTTTTCAGTGGTATGTCTAA